In the genome of Tsukamurella paurometabola DSM 20162, the window CCCACCGCGCGCTGCAGCGCCTCGAAGGCGGCCGCATTACGGTCGGCGAGCGCCTTGGTCTCGATGCCCTCCTTGGCGGCGGCCTGCTGCATCTTGAGGCCGTGCTCGTCGGTCCCCGTCAAGAAGAAGACGTCGAAACCGTCGAGCCGCTTGAACCGCGCGATGGTGTCGGTGGCGATGTACTCGTAGGCGTGCCCGATGTGGGGCACGCCGTTCGGGTACGCGATCGCCGTGGTGACGTAGAAAGCCTTGTCTGCAGCCATGATGGGCCCAGCTTATCGGGGTGCCGCAAGCCCGTTTGCGCAGCACCCACCCCGATTCGAACCTGCTCAGGCGGAGAGGACGCCGTCCACCGGCACCGCGTCGAGGCTCTCGACGGCACCGTCGGCGGTGAGCCGGAAGCGGGCGATATCGCGGCCGTACTGGACGTAGACCACGCCGTGGTCCACGCCGATCACGGTGGTATCCGCGGTGGGTTCGGATGCCGCGGTGCCGGCGCTCTCGCCGTCGACGTAGAACCGCACTTGGCTGCGGGCGCCGCCGTGCGCCACGTGCACCCAGGTCAGCCGGCCGCCCAGCGCGGCACCTCCGTCGATCACGCGATTCATGGTCACCCTCTGCTCATGTCGGCCATTCGAAGTTCGTCTCCACCCTCTCGCCCCGGGCGGGTCGCGCACATCGGGAGAACCACCCATATCCGCCCTGAGACGGCATGGCACGATGGCGCGGTGCATCCGGTCGAGCTGTTGCGGGCGCTGCGCGGGCGCGGCCTGCGCCCCGCGGCGCTGCTCGGATCGTGGGGCGGATTCACCGCGGTGGTGGCGCCCACCCCGGTACTCGCCCCCGGCCGCCTACCCGACGGTGCGCCGTGGCTCGGGCTGATCGGATATCCCGACCAGGTGCACAGCGACCGCCGCCTGCTGCCGGAGGTGATCGGCGGCGACCCCGGCCCCTTGCTCTTGCGGCGCGGTGACGGCACCTGGGAGAGCACCGATCCCACCTTTCGGATCCCGACGGTGCCGGGCCCCGCGGCGCCGTGGTCGGCCGCGTGGCGGACGCCCCCCAGGCGCGATCACCGGGCGGCGGTGCTGGCCTGCCAGGAGGCGATCCGGGCGGGTGATGTGTACCAGGTGAACGTGTGCACCCGGTTCGACGGCGACCTCGACGGCGATCCGCTGGACCTGTTCGCCGATATAGCCGCTCACACCTCGCCCGCGAAAGCTGCGTACTTGGAAGGTGATTGGGGCGCGGTGGCCTCGTTCTCGCCCGAGACCTTCCTCACCGAGCGGGACGGATTGCTCACCGAACGCCCGATCAAGGGAACACTTCCGCTGCACCAGCCACCGGAACGGTTGCGTGCCAGCATCAAGGACGTCGCGGAGAACGTGATGATCGTGGACCTGGTGCGCAACGATCTGAGCCGGGTCGCCGAAACCGGCACCGTCCGTACCCCGGAACTGCTGCGGATCGAGGCCGCGCCCGGGGTGTGGCACCTGGTCTCGGCCGTGACCGCGCGCCGCCGCAGCGACGCCTCCCGTGCCGATCTACTGGACGCGACCTTCCCTCCCGCGTCGGTCACCGGCACCCCGAAGCTCGCAGCCCGCGAGCGGATCACCGACTGGGAGAAGCACACCCGCGGCAGTTACTGCGGCGCGATCGGCATCGACCATCCCAGCACGGGTCTGGACCTGAACGTGGCGATCCGCACCGTCGAGATCCGCGACGGGCACCTGCGGCTGGGGGTCGGCGGCGGGATCACGATCGACTCGGACCCCGACGCGGAGTGGCGGGAGTGCCTGGACAAGGCGTCGTCGATCGTGGGATATCCCTCTCAGGAGGGATGACGGGCGGCGCTCGTCGCCCGCACGCTCGAACCATGATCGACTTCCGCGACGGTGCGGTGCGCACCGTTCTCCTCGTGCTCGGCGTCGCCTTCCTCACGGGACTGGCATTCGGCGGATGGCTGTATATGCACCGCGATCCGCAGGTCGCCGGGTTCGTCGGGTGGACCGCTGCGTGGCCGCAGCACGCCGCCGTGGCCGCGATCGGTGCGGCGCTCGTCGTCTACGTCGTGCGGCACCGCTGGCAGCCGCGCCGCCCGGCGCTGACGGCACTGCGGATCACGGTGGCGCTGCCGCTGCTCGGGTTACTGGTGTTCGCCGCCTTCCGCGCCGGCGTGCAGGTGCTCGCCGGACTCGACCCGAATTTCACGGTGAACGCGTGGGGCGGTCCCAGCTACCTCGGCGCGATGGCCTGCCACTACCTGGACCTCGCGGTCGGCGCCATCGTGGTGGCTGGGCTGCTGCGACTGATCCTGACTCAGCGCGCGGCGAGTGCCGCCTGATAGAGGTCGCGCCGTGATGCCCCGATCTGCGCGGCGACAGCCGCACAGGCGTCCTTGAGGCGCTCCCCCGCAGCGACCCGGCGGAGCACCTCGGCGACGTGATTCGCCGGGTCGGTCGACGCGGGTGCGGCACCGGCGATCACCACGGTGATCTCGCCACGCACTCCGTCGGCCGCCCACGCGGCGAGCTCGCCGAGACCGCCGCGCCGCACCTCCTCGTAGGTCTTGGTGAGCTCCCGGCACACCGCCGCCCGGCGGTCGGCACCGAGCACCTCGGCAGCATCGGCGAGCGTCTCGGCGATGCGGTGCGGCGATTCGAAGAAGACGCACGCACGCCGCTCGGTGACGAGTTCGCTGAGCCAGCTGCGGCGCGCGCCGGGCTTGCGCGGGGCGAAACCGTCGAAACAGAACCGTTCGACGGGCAGTCCCGACAACGCCAGCGCGGTGGTGACCGCCGACGGCCCGGGCAGGCACGTCACCGGATGCCCGGCGTCGACGGCCGCGGCGACCAGGCGGTATCCGGGATCGGACACCGACGGCATGCCGGCGTCGGTGATGAGCAGGACGCGGGCGCCGCCCGCGATCTCGTCCAGAAGCTGCGGGATGCGGCCCTGCTCGTTGTGGTCGTAGAAGCTCAGTACCCGGCCGCGGAGCTCGACACCGAGCGCAGCGGCGAGGGTGCGGGCGCGCCGCGTGTCCTCCGCCGCCACGATGTCGGCCTCGCCCAGCGCCGCGATCAGTCGCGCGGTGGCATCACCCGGGTTACCCATCGGTACCCCGGCCACCACCAGAACACCCGCACCGCCCTGCACCTCCGGGGATCCCACGAGTTACACCCTACGATGGGGCGGGTGACCGCACTGGCAACGCCCGCTGACGAGCGCCCTCCAGTACGGGCCGTCGTGAGCCCGGGCCCGACGCTGCCGCCTGCCGTCTTCGGCGCGAGCGACCGCGGTTTCGGCTGGGTGGTGACTCTGGCCGTGACGGCGCTGGCCGCGGCGACGCGGCTGTTCATGCTGAACTACCCGAGCAATGACGGCTTCCTCGGTACGCGGGCGGTACAGACCCCGGTCTTCGACGAGAAGCACTACGCACCCCAGGGCTGGCAAGTGCTCGACAGCGGCCGGTGGATCGAGGACAACCCCGGCTTCGGGTTGATCGTGCACCCGCCCGTGGGTAAGTGGATGATCGCGATCGGAGAGTGGCTCTTCGGTTACGGCCCGATGGGCTGGCGTGTGATGTCCGCGGTCTGCGGAATCGGCCTGGTGTTCCTGGTGGTGCGTGCGGCGCGCCGGCTCTCCCGGTCGAGCCTGATCGGCGGCCTCGCCGGCCTGTTCCTGGTGTGCGATGGCCTGACCATGGTCTCGTCCCGGGTGGCCCTGCTCGACATCTTCCTGGTGTTCTTCGGTTTCGCCGCGTTCTCGATGATCCTGGTGGACCGCGACCGGATGCGCGAACGGCTGCACCGGGCGGCGACCGAAGGTCGGATCGACGATTCTCCGTACGGACCGCGGCTGGGCTTTCGCTGGTGGCGGTTCTCGGCGGCCCTGATGGTGGGGCTGGCGTGCGGAGTGAAGTGGTCCGGCCTGTATTTCCTGATCGGCATCCTGGCGCTCTCGCTCGCCTTCGATGTGGCGAACCGGCGCGCCTACGGGGTGCAGAAGCCGTGGCTGGGCACCCTGCTGCGGGATGTGGTGCCGTCGGGCATGTCGCTGGCCGTGACCCCGGTGCTGGTGTACCTCGGTACCTTCTGGGCCTGGTTCGCGTCGGAGACCGCGGTCTTCCGGTACGCGGTGGGCAATCAGGTGCCCACCGGCGGTGCTCTCAGTTGGCTACCGGATTCGCTGCGCTCACTGATCTACTACGAGCAGACGATCCTCAGCTTCCACGACGGCCTCACCAATTCGGCGGGCAATCACCATCCGTGGGAGTCGAAGCCGTGGACCTGGCCGATGGGCCTGCGTCCGATGCTCTACCACTACACCTCCGATCAGGCCGGTGGGATGTGCGGCGACGGGCCGTGTGTGCGCGCGGTGATGGCGGTGGGCACACCTGCGCTCACCTGGATCGCGGTGCCGGTGGTGCTCTGGGCGCTGTGGAAGATGGTCGTCAAACACGACTGGGCCTACGCCGCGCCGGTCACCATGTACTTCGCCACCTACCTGCCGTGGTTCATCAATCTCGACCGGCAGATGTACTACTTCTACGCACTCACCCTGATGCCCTTCCTGTGCATCATGATCGCGTTGATCTGCCGCGAGGTGATGGGGCTGGACGGCCGGTCGCAGTACTTCGGCGTCGAGCGCCGGCAACTGGGCCAATGGGTGGTAGTCCTGTACACCACGCTGGTGGTGCTCAACTTCGCCTGGTTGTGGCCGATCCTCACGGCGGCGCCGATTCCGGTGTGGTGGTGGCGGCTCGAGCTGTGGCTACCGAGCTGGCAGTAGCGGCGCGTCACGCAGTGACGACGACCCTGGTCTCGCGGGCCAGCAGCCACGCCACGGCGGCGAGCACGCAGAGGATCGCGGTGACCACGAACGCCCAGGTGTAACCGAAGTATTGGGCGATCACGCCCGCCAGGAGGGGGCCGCTGATGGTTCCGGCATCCTGCGCCATCTGGTACGACGAGAGTGCACTGCCGCCGCGAGCCTTGCCGTGCAGCACATCCGCGAGCGAGGCCTGGATGGTCGGAGCGACGAGACCGGTGCCGAAACCGGCGAGCACCGTCACCGCGAACGCGACCACCACCGAATCGGTGCATCCCAGCGCGGCGGTACCGACCGCGATCACCAGCATGCCGGTCACGATGAACGGGCGACGGCCGAACCGGTCGGACGCCCGGCCCGCCGGGAACATCGCGAGCACGTCACCGAGTGCGTACGCCGCGAGCGCGTAGCCCGCGATGGCGGCGGGTTGACCGAGCACATCGGCGAAGAAGAGCGGGAGCAGCGAGACCCGCATGGAATACACCCAGCCGAAGGTCACCGCGGTGAACAGCGCCGCCCGGTAGGCGGAGTCGCGCAGCGCCGCACGCACCGTTGTCCCCGGTCCCGAATCTTCTGCCGCGGGCTGGGCCAGCCGGGAGTTGCGCAGCGCGAGCCACACCACCGCGGTGGCGACCACGAGAGCCACGGCGTACACCACGAAGGGCACGCGCAGGCCGAAGCCCACGAGGGCGCCGCCGAGCAGCGGCCCGCAGATACTGCCGACCACGAAGCTCGAGGAGTACACCCCGGCCACCCGGCCCCGGATCTCCGCCGGGGCGATCCGGATCATCAGTCCCATCGCCGACACCGTGAACATCACCGAACCGACGCCACCCAGGCCGCGGAAGAGCAGCAACTGCCAGTAGGTCTGGGCGAAGGCCACCGCGAGGGTCGAGGCGGCCACGATGAGCAGGCCCGCCATGTACACCGATCGCTCGCCGAGGCGGCGCACCAGCGGGCCGGTGGCGGGTGCGAAGGCGAGCCGCATGATGGCGAACACGCTCACCACGGCGGAGGCCGCGGTGATGCTGACATCGAAGGTGCGGGCGAACGCGGGCAGGGCGGGCGCGACGACGCCGTAGCCGAGGGCGATCACGAAACTGGCCGCGACCAGCACCCACACCTCCGCCGGGATCCGCTGCCGTGGGGTCGGGCTGGCGGTGGGTTCGGTCACCGAAGAATTATCCGTCAAGAAGGCGTTAAGACCCGCATGGGGGCCGTTAACGACGGCCGTTGTCGTCCGATTCGAGGTGTCTGGTGGAGCCCATGGACATCTCCAACGCGTTGGCCCTCGCGGCCGCGATCCTCACCCTCGCGTACCTGCTCTACGCGCTGCTGCGCCCGGAGCAGTTCTGATGGGAAACACCTCGTCGGGCATCCTGACGATCGTGACGCTGGTCGCCGCCCTGGCGATCTGCTACCGCCCGCTGGGCGACTACCTCGCTCACGTGGTGACCACGACCCGGCACTGGCGGGTCGAGCGCGCCGTCTACAAGATCGTCGGCGCTGACCCCGAGGCCGAGCAGGGATACCGCACGTACGCGGTGGCGGCCCTGGCGTTCAGCGCCGTGAGCATCATCGCGCTCACGATCCTGCTGCTGGCCCAGGGCCTGCTGCCCGGCTTCCACCCGCGGCAGTGGCGCTTCGATGAGGCTCTGAACACGGCGATCTCGTTCGTCACGAACACCAACTGGCAGTGGTACGGCGGCGAATCGATGGCGAACCTCGTCGCGCAGGCCGTGGGGCTGGCGGTGCAGAACTTCGTCTCCGCGGCGGTCGGCATCGCCGTCGCGGTGGCACTGATCCGTGGCTTCGTGCGCTCGCGCACCGACCGGCTCGGCAACTTCTGGGTGGACCTGACCCGCATCACAGTGCGCGTGCTGCTGCCGATCTCGGTGATCGGTGCGGTGATCCTGCTGGCGCAGGGCGTGGTGCAGACGCTGTGGCAGCGCACCGAGATCGCCACGATCGACGGCGGCAAGCAGGTGCTCACCGGTGGCCTGGTCGCCTCCCAGGAGGTGATCAAGCTGCTGGGCACCAACGGCGGCGGCTACTTCAACGCGAATTCGGCGCACCCGTTCGAGAACCCGACGGCGACGACCAATCTGTTCCAGATCTTCCTGATCCTGCTGATCCCGGTGGCGTTGCCCCGGATGCTGGGCAACCTGGTCGGCAGTCACCGGCAGGGTTACGCGATCCTCGGCGCGATGGGGGTGATCTTCTCGATCTCCCTGGCGATTTCGACCTGGTCGCAGCTAGCCGGACAAGGCACCGCGCCGCGTGCGGCGGGCGCACCGCTGGAGGGGCAGGAATTGCAGTTCGGGCAGTGGGGCACAGCGCTGTTCGCGACGGCCACGACGAGTACCTCGACCGGTGCGGTGAACGCCTCGCACGACAGTCTCACCCCGGGCGCCGGCGGCGCCGCACTGGTGAACATGCTGCTCGGCGAGGTCAGTCCCGGCGGGGTCGGCTCGGGCCTGTACGGCATGCTGGTGATCGCCGTACTCACCGTGTTCCTGTGCGGCCTCATGGTGGGCCGCACCCCCGAGTATCTGGGCAAGAAGATCGGCCGGCAGGAGATCACCCTTGCGGCGCTGTACATCCTGGTGATGCCGGCATTGGTCCTCGTGGGCACGGCATCGACCGTGATCCAGGACCAGGGCACCGCCGCGATGGCCAACGACGGTCCGCACGGACTGTCGGAGGTGCTGTACGCCTTCGCCTCCGCCGCCAACAACAACGGCAGCGCCTTCCCCGGGCTGTCCGTGGACACCCCGTGGTTCAACTACACCCTCGGCGCCGCGATGCTGCTCGGCCGATTCGCTCCGATGGTCGCGATCCTCGCGCTCGCCGGTGCGCTCGCGAAGCAGCATCCCGTGCCGACCACCGCGGGAACCATCCCCACCCACCGCCCGCTGTTCGTGGGCCTCACCGTGGGCGTCGTGGTGCTCGTGGCCGGACTGACGTTCGTGCCCGCCCTCGCGCTCGCGCCGATCTCGGAGGTGACCCGGTGAGCGCTGCGCTGCGCCCGGCTGAACTGAAGTCCGCGCTCCCCCGCGCGGTCGCCAAGCTCGATCCCCGCACGCAGATCCGCCAGCCGGTGGTGTTCGTGGTGTGGCTGTCCTCGGTGTACACCACGGCGCTGGCCGTCGTGAACCCGTCGGTGTTCGCGTGGTCGGTCACCGTCTTCCTCTGGGCGACGGTGCTGTTCGCGAACCTCGCGGAGGCCGTCGCCGAGGGACGCGGCCGGGCCCAGGCCGAATCGCTGCGGAAGGCGAAGACCGAGACGGTGGCCCGCCGCAAGACCGCGACCGGTGAGGAGCAGGTCGCCGGATCCCAATTGCACGTGGGCGATCTGGTGATCGTCGAAGCGGGCGAAGTGATCCCCGGCGACGGCGATGTCGTCGAGGGTATGGCCACCGTCGACGAATCGGCGATCACCGGCGAATCCGCACCCGTGGTCCGCGAATCCGGCGGCGACCGGTGCGCGGTGACCGGCGGCACCCGGGTGCTGTCGGACCGGATCGTGGTCGAGATCAAGACCGAACCCGGCAAGAGCTTCATCGACCGGATGATCGGCCTCGTCGAGGGCGCGAACCGGCAGAAGACGCCCAACGAGATCGCGCTCAACATCCTGCTCACGGTGCTCACCATCATCTTCCTGCTGGCCGTGGCCACGCTACAGCCGATGGCGATCTACTCCGGCGGCCAGATCGACATCGTGGTGCTGGTAGCGCTGCTGGTGTGCCTGATCCCCACCACGATCGGGGCGCTGCTCTCGGCGATCGGCATCGCCGGTATGGACCGGCTGGTGCAGCGCAACGTGATCGCCAAATCCGGACGCGCCGTGGAGGCCGCCGGCGATGTGTCGACGCTGCTGCTCGACAAGACCGGCACCATCACCTACGGCAACCGCCGGGCCACGTCCTTCCACCCGGTCGCGGGTGTCGACGAGTACACGCTCGCCGGGAACGCGCTCCTGGCCTCGCTGGCCGATGAGACGCCGGAGGGCCGTTCCATCGTCGACCTCGCCGAGGCGCAGGGGCACGAGGTCCCGACGGTGCAGCTCGGCACCGTTGTGCCGTTCACCGCGCAGACCCGCATGTCCGGTGTGGACCTGCCCGATGGCACCCGAATCCGCAAGGGCGCCTCCGCCGCCGTGCTCGCCTGGGTGGCGGCGGAGCACGGCAGCACCGAGACGCTGGGCGCGGTAGACATACGGCTGATCGTCGACGAGATCTCGGCATCCGGCGGCACCCCACTGGTGGTGGCCTACGCCGAACCCGGCGCGGCGCCGCACCTGCACGGCGTGGTGCACCTCAAGGACGTGGTCAAGGAAGGCATGGCCGAGCGGTTCGCGCAGTTGCGCGCCATGGGCATTCGCACCGTGATGGTGACCGGCGACAATCCGCTCACCGCGAAGGCCATCGCCGACGAGGCCGGCGTCGACGACTACCTCGCCGAGGCCACTCCGGAGGACAAACTGGCGTTGATCAAGCGGCAGCAGGAGGGCGGCCGGCTGGTCGCGATGACCGGCGACGGCACCAACGACGCGCCCGCGCTGGCGCAGGCCGATGTGGGCGTCGCGATGAACACGGGCACCTCGGCCGCGAAGGAGGCCGGGAACATGATCGACCTGGACTCCGACCCGACGAAGCTGATCGACGTGGTGGAGATCGGTAAACAATTGCTCATCACCCGCGGTGCGCTGACCACCTTCTCCATCGCCAACGACGTGGCGAAGTACTTCGCGATCATCCCCGCGATGTTCGTACCGCTCGCCCCGCAGCTCGACGTGCTCAACGTGATGCGGCTGTCCAGTCCGCAGTCGGCGATCCTCTCGGCGGTGATCTTCAACGCGCTGATCATCGTGGCGTTGATCCCGCTCGCCATGCGCGGCGTGAAGTACACCGCCAAGGCGGCGGACAAGCTGCTCGCGCGGAACCTCACGATCTACGGCCTCGGTGGAATCGTGGTGCCGTTCATCGGAATCAAGCTCATCGACCTCGTGGTCTCGCTGCTGCCGGGCCTGTCCTAGGAAGGGACGAGAAAAGACATGAACGACGTCTTCAGTACCGCACCGCGTCAGCTCCTCGCCGGACTGCGCATGTTCGCCGTACTCACCGTGATCCTGGGCGGAATCTTCCCGCTGGTGATCTGGGGCGTAGGACAGGTGGCCTTCTCCAATGCCGCCAACGGCTCGCAGATCGAGCGTGACGGCCAGGTGGTCGGCTCGAAGCTGCTGGCGCAGGAGTTCGACGGTCCGCAGTGGTTCCACGCGCGGCCCTCGGCATCCGACTACGACACCACCGCGACCGGCGGCTCCAACCTCGGCCCGTTCAGCGACAAGCTGGTGGCGCAGATCGAGGAGCGGCGAGCGCGGATCGCGGCGGAGGACTCCGTTCCCGGAAACCCCGTGGCGCCCGCCGAGGTTCCCGCCGATGCGGTGACCGCCAGCTTCTCCGGCGTCGACCCGTACATCTCCCCCGCGTACGCGCGGCAGCAGGTGGCGCGCGTCGCACAGGCGCGCAACCTCAGTGCCGAGCGGGTCACCGCGCTGGTCGGTGAGCACACGCAGGGCCGTCAGCTCGGCTACCTCGGGCAGGAACGGGTTAATGTGGTGACTCTGAACCTGGCCCTGAGCTCGAAGTAGCGGACCGGAACGAGTAACGGAGGAGCGATGCCGAAGGGGCAGCTACGCGTCTACCTCGGCGCCGCTCCGGGCGTGGGCAAGACCTACGCCATGCTCACCGAGGGCGCACGCCGGGCCGCCCGCGGTACGTCGGTGGTGGTGGGCTACGTCGAGACCCACGGCCGGCCGCAGACCGAGGCACAGGTCCTCGGCCTGGACGTGATCCCACGCCGACGCGTCGACTACCGCGGCGCCGTGCTCGAGGAGATGGACACCGACGCGGTGATCGCGGCGCACCCCACCGTGGCCCTGGTCGACGAGCTCGCGCACACCAACGCACCGGGATCGCGGAACGACAAGCGCTGGCAGGACATCGCCCAGC includes:
- a CDS encoding LppP/LprE family lipoprotein → MTMNRVIDGGAALGGRLTWVHVAHGGARSQVRFYVDGESAGTAASEPTADTTVIGVDHGVVYVQYGRDIARFRLTADGAVESLDAVPVDGVLSA
- a CDS encoding aminodeoxychorismate synthase component I; translated protein: MHPVELLRALRGRGLRPAALLGSWGGFTAVVAPTPVLAPGRLPDGAPWLGLIGYPDQVHSDRRLLPEVIGGDPGPLLLRRGDGTWESTDPTFRIPTVPGPAAPWSAAWRTPPRRDHRAAVLACQEAIRAGDVYQVNVCTRFDGDLDGDPLDLFADIAAHTSPAKAAYLEGDWGAVASFSPETFLTERDGLLTERPIKGTLPLHQPPERLRASIKDVAENVMIVDLVRNDLSRVAETGTVRTPELLRIEAAPGVWHLVSAVTARRRSDASRADLLDATFPPASVTGTPKLAARERITDWEKHTRGSYCGAIGIDHPSTGLDLNVAIRTVEIRDGHLRLGVGGGITIDSDPDAEWRECLDKASSIVGYPSQEG
- the rsmI gene encoding 16S rRNA (cytidine(1402)-2'-O)-methyltransferase, which translates into the protein MGSPEVQGGAGVLVVAGVPMGNPGDATARLIAALGEADIVAAEDTRRARTLAAALGVELRGRVLSFYDHNEQGRIPQLLDEIAGGARVLLITDAGMPSVSDPGYRLVAAAVDAGHPVTCLPGPSAVTTALALSGLPVERFCFDGFAPRKPGARRSWLSELVTERRACVFFESPHRIAETLADAAEVLGADRRAAVCRELTKTYEEVRRGGLGELAAWAADGVRGEITVVIAGAAPASTDPANHVAEVLRRVAAGERLKDACAAVAAQIGASRRDLYQAALAAR
- a CDS encoding dolichyl-phosphate-mannose--protein mannosyltransferase, whose translation is MGRVTALATPADERPPVRAVVSPGPTLPPAVFGASDRGFGWVVTLAVTALAAATRLFMLNYPSNDGFLGTRAVQTPVFDEKHYAPQGWQVLDSGRWIEDNPGFGLIVHPPVGKWMIAIGEWLFGYGPMGWRVMSAVCGIGLVFLVVRAARRLSRSSLIGGLAGLFLVCDGLTMVSSRVALLDIFLVFFGFAAFSMILVDRDRMRERLHRAATEGRIDDSPYGPRLGFRWWRFSAALMVGLACGVKWSGLYFLIGILALSLAFDVANRRAYGVQKPWLGTLLRDVVPSGMSLAVTPVLVYLGTFWAWFASETAVFRYAVGNQVPTGGALSWLPDSLRSLIYYEQTILSFHDGLTNSAGNHHPWESKPWTWPMGLRPMLYHYTSDQAGGMCGDGPCVRAVMAVGTPALTWIAVPVVLWALWKMVVKHDWAYAAPVTMYFATYLPWFINLDRQMYYFYALTLMPFLCIMIALICREVMGLDGRSQYFGVERRQLGQWVVVLYTTLVVLNFAWLWPILTAAPIPVWWWRLELWLPSWQ
- a CDS encoding MFS transporter, which gives rise to MTEPTASPTPRQRIPAEVWVLVAASFVIALGYGVVAPALPAFARTFDVSITAASAVVSVFAIMRLAFAPATGPLVRRLGERSVYMAGLLIVAASTLAVAFAQTYWQLLLFRGLGGVGSVMFTVSAMGLMIRIAPAEIRGRVAGVYSSSFVVGSICGPLLGGALVGFGLRVPFVVYAVALVVATAVVWLALRNSRLAQPAAEDSGPGTTVRAALRDSAYRAALFTAVTFGWVYSMRVSLLPLFFADVLGQPAAIAGYALAAYALGDVLAMFPAGRASDRFGRRPFIVTGMLVIAVGTAALGCTDSVVVAFAVTVLAGFGTGLVAPTIQASLADVLHGKARGGSALSSYQMAQDAGTISGPLLAGVIAQYFGYTWAFVVTAILCVLAAVAWLLARETRVVVTA
- a CDS encoding potassium-transporting ATPase subunit F yields the protein MDISNALALAAAILTLAYLLYALLRPEQF
- the kdpA gene encoding potassium-transporting ATPase subunit KdpA, which produces MGNTSSGILTIVTLVAALAICYRPLGDYLAHVVTTTRHWRVERAVYKIVGADPEAEQGYRTYAVAALAFSAVSIIALTILLLAQGLLPGFHPRQWRFDEALNTAISFVTNTNWQWYGGESMANLVAQAVGLAVQNFVSAAVGIAVAVALIRGFVRSRTDRLGNFWVDLTRITVRVLLPISVIGAVILLAQGVVQTLWQRTEIATIDGGKQVLTGGLVASQEVIKLLGTNGGGYFNANSAHPFENPTATTNLFQIFLILLIPVALPRMLGNLVGSHRQGYAILGAMGVIFSISLAISTWSQLAGQGTAPRAAGAPLEGQELQFGQWGTALFATATTSTSTGAVNASHDSLTPGAGGAALVNMLLGEVSPGGVGSGLYGMLVIAVLTVFLCGLMVGRTPEYLGKKIGRQEITLAALYILVMPALVLVGTASTVIQDQGTAAMANDGPHGLSEVLYAFASAANNNGSAFPGLSVDTPWFNYTLGAAMLLGRFAPMVAILALAGALAKQHPVPTTAGTIPTHRPLFVGLTVGVVVLVAGLTFVPALALAPISEVTR
- the kdpB gene encoding potassium-transporting ATPase subunit KdpB produces the protein MSAALRPAELKSALPRAVAKLDPRTQIRQPVVFVVWLSSVYTTALAVVNPSVFAWSVTVFLWATVLFANLAEAVAEGRGRAQAESLRKAKTETVARRKTATGEEQVAGSQLHVGDLVIVEAGEVIPGDGDVVEGMATVDESAITGESAPVVRESGGDRCAVTGGTRVLSDRIVVEIKTEPGKSFIDRMIGLVEGANRQKTPNEIALNILLTVLTIIFLLAVATLQPMAIYSGGQIDIVVLVALLVCLIPTTIGALLSAIGIAGMDRLVQRNVIAKSGRAVEAAGDVSTLLLDKTGTITYGNRRATSFHPVAGVDEYTLAGNALLASLADETPEGRSIVDLAEAQGHEVPTVQLGTVVPFTAQTRMSGVDLPDGTRIRKGASAAVLAWVAAEHGSTETLGAVDIRLIVDEISASGGTPLVVAYAEPGAAPHLHGVVHLKDVVKEGMAERFAQLRAMGIRTVMVTGDNPLTAKAIADEAGVDDYLAEATPEDKLALIKRQQEGGRLVAMTGDGTNDAPALAQADVGVAMNTGTSAAKEAGNMIDLDSDPTKLIDVVEIGKQLLITRGALTTFSIANDVAKYFAIIPAMFVPLAPQLDVLNVMRLSSPQSAILSAVIFNALIIVALIPLAMRGVKYTAKAADKLLARNLTIYGLGGIVVPFIGIKLIDLVVSLLPGLS
- the kdpC gene encoding potassium-transporting ATPase subunit KdpC, whose translation is MNDVFSTAPRQLLAGLRMFAVLTVILGGIFPLVIWGVGQVAFSNAANGSQIERDGQVVGSKLLAQEFDGPQWFHARPSASDYDTTATGGSNLGPFSDKLVAQIEERRARIAAEDSVPGNPVAPAEVPADAVTASFSGVDPYISPAYARQQVARVAQARNLSAERVTALVGEHTQGRQLGYLGQERVNVVTLNLALSSK